The DNA region GGCTACAACTTTGATTGACTTGACTATGGATTATACAACGAATATCCGACTTATTGTTTTATATGACGTTTTGGTACAAACTTGTGGCTTGCTGGGGCATCAAGAGTCCATGTGTTGCCTTGTGCTGGATGCACGTTTTCTTTGGGTTACGAAAGAAATTTTATAAGCAAAAATGCGATGACCAAAACTCGCTGATTTAGTCTCCCTGTTGTTTGGCTATTCTCTTTGTATGCATTTAGCAGGGCTACTAGGACTTGGGTCCCTTTCGTGGGCATGACGTTAAGTAcatttctctatttttctttatttgatttCTTATGTTGTAGTTAATAACTCTTTTTCATTGACTTTATTATCCTAATAAAAGAGACAACATATAACTTTGTTTGGTTACTTacgtaaaatattttagttttcaatTGGCATCTGAGGGTATAATTATTTCTAGTTGACTTGCTTGCAGCATGATTCATTTCCAATGTTGAGAGATTTTTTAATTCTTAAGATAAGACACACCATGTTTGCTTAGTTGTTTTTACAGCTTCAGATGAGAAACTTGATTAGTGAATTACTTGGCTACATAATGTGTATACCTGTTATAGCTAGGGTTGTCATGAAACCTGTAGCTTTTGTGCTACGTTGGGTTGAATGTGATTTCTCCTTATGCTTCAAGTGTGCTACtctaacaaacaaacaaaaaagaagataaagcATAGGTGCGACGATCGTTTTTTTATCGTTGTGCTCTGGTGAGAAGGCAAAGAACTAAAGaaatactataaatatatactgGTGTGAAATGTGACAACATTTACTCAAAATCAGTGTTCCAGGTCGTTGATTCTTCCTTACTTTTTCACCTGTACAGACTGAGTGGTTCCCAATGATCAGATCTCAAGCTTGTAAATTGAAATGCTAAAGTTAAAAAATTGAATCGCATAACTTTATACTATATGACCTCGttttcagaaaataaattaaaatatggaCGGCAAGCTCATAAGCTCATACGACTttgtatatttgtatatttcagCATATCTCATTATCATAGTGATTTGACTTATAAATAAATTGTGATATCATAAAGATTGtaataagaaacatataacTTCGTAGAAAAACCACGTATACAACAAGTTACAAGTTAGTGCAATAGCACTGTTTCATGCAATGACTATAAATACTATCATAGTTCAACTCATCGCCTCCTCAATCCAACATCTCTACCTCTCTTCAGAAAAGATCATCGACAAAAAATACACGAAAGAATGAAAATGACCCTCTTCAAAAAGCCATGCGATTACTAAAGATGAACAAGGAAGACCCAGAGGAGTTGCTTCACAGGAGAGCCAAGTTCTTGATCTACAAAAAGCTTCAAGAAGCCGACTTGATTTCTCATCGTTCTCCTCCAACGTCGTTGTTTCTACGTATGAAGATATTCCGATTGAAAGCCATGGTCGGAAGTAGTTTGGCAAATCTGCGTCGCAGCATAGTGTCCACCATTAAATTTGGCGGAATCCGAAAGCACTCGCTAGGCGGCTTGAGAGGGTTTAAGAAGATGTTCCACGGTGGTGCAACAACCGGACTATCTAGGCCTATTTTCACTCTCGaagtttgatatatatatatatattttcttgttttgtgaTTTTCTCTTGAGATCTCTATGACAAGTTTATCTTAACATCAAAACCACATACCCAACATTGCCAAAGTGTTTTATCCGTATACATTagagatctctctctctcaaaaacTGATAAGCTGCTGCTTACTTGTACTTGTCCATAATTTTCTTTGCTTCTTCAAGTGGATCATCATCCATTGGTTTGTTGGAACCAGAAATAGTATCTTCTCCTCTCTGTTTAGGAGCTTCATCTTTGTTCAAGGCTATGAATAAGAAATATGCAAATCCCATTGTACCCTGAGAAAGACACTCATGGAGGCTTGGCTTTAGAATTCAGACAGAGACTACTGTACAAGAAAAAATCagctataataaaaaaaaaagtgagggTTGGGTTAAACATACCAATACAAAGAAAGCAGTTGATACAAACGACTTGAGAACAAACAATGAAACCGCCAATGCTGCAATTGTCACTGAGATCCTAGCAACAGGTCTAGGCACAGAAACCTTGCAAAAGCAAATGACAAACCAAAAGTGCgacttaaaaaaagaaaaacattttagaTTCCAACGGGTCAAGACAACACTAAGAGAGAGCTCTCACAGGTACTAGGTTGGTTCCTGCTTCGATTCCATCTTTCCCAATATTCCACGCGGTTCTAAGTACtattatacaaaaacaaaatcgaaaCATTAATCAAACAACAATGAACAAAccatcaaatttttatttcgAGATCACTTTTTATGCTCTATAAGCATTTCAAAAGTACACAATCAATTGTTCTAATAATGATTACACATAACAATGAACCTTTAATCCAATCATACATAAGAGATAACTCAGTGAGCCCTTATTAGCAATCAAAACCACTAAATTCGCCGAGAGAATGGGACAAAACCTTTCAGGATACTAGTCTGGGCAGACACAACAACGAGTGTTTTTGTCCGCACACGACGAGAGGAGATTCTGATCCTCGATTTAAGGAGCGATGATGCGTGTTTTAGGCTCAAAACAGAACAAGGGGCGAGGAAATGAGAACTTAGGGTTTGTGAGAATCTTGGAGTGTGAGGCGACGGTAACgcagagagagaagaagaagaagccatgacCATGTGAAAACGCTTAAGCCTCGACCACCTCTTCTGCTTTCACCTCTTTTCACAGCTTCTTTTCTCCCTAGATCACTAAATGGGCCTGCAGACTCTCTTGCAAAGGCTTCTCTTTGTAACAAAACATCAGTGCTGGGCTCTAGCCCACACTAAATCTCTTTCCCTTTTATTAAATTTCCtcagttgctcaaaaaaaaaaaaaaattcagtgaATGCAATTAAATTTAGTTGAGGATCTAAATGCAGTTAAATTTAGTTGAGGAtctttaaatttagttttcgtATTCCTTCTTCCCTCTTGGCTCGTTATTTAAGAGGGAGCTAGGTAGGACTGTGAATGCAAGTGAGTGCATAGCTAGAGGATGTGCGCTTCAATGCGCAATGCTCAGTCCAGTTTTTCGAGTTAGAGATTATGAGGTGCTCAGGTACGCTCTTCACTATATGTGAAGGAGTGAAATGTTTCGTTTTGAGTGGcttatgtttcttttgtttattttcctcCCCTCTATTTTCAGGTTCAAGATTGTTTTCCTTTCTCAATCGGATTCTCATCTGATAAAGGTCCCATAAACACACCATGAAATGATATAGGGCTACTCTTTCCCGAAGGCCAATTTTTTTTCCAAGTGTTAAGGTACTTTACGTAGAGAAAACACTTTCAATTTGGAAGCCTTTTACTAGGGATGTTGTCGTGGGCCAAACAACCCAACCCTACCAGAACCCGAAAACACTTTCAATTTGGAAGCCTTTTACTAGGGATGTTGTCATGGGCCAAAAAACCCAACCCTACCCGAACCCGAATACACTTTCAATTTGGAAGCCTTTTAGTAAAAGGCTTTTACGCAAACCATGATGCAGTATCTCCGGATTCACCAAGTCAGATTGGCAGTTTTACGGTATGCTATCTCTCAGGCTTTCCCTCTTTTTTGGATCTACAATCTAAGTATGTTTTGGCTGATTATACCACCATTAGTCTCTGGCTCTCTGTACTGGAACTCTTAGTCTGTTCTGTGATGTTTTTTGTAGATTCGTACTTTTCAAATTTCCCACGCAGAAGCAGCATGTGTCAAAGTGAGAGTTCAGCTAAATCTCCACGGAATTGTCACCATCGATTCAGCTTCTGTGAGTATACTCTTACATCAATCATCTGCCAGATCAAAAAGCCCTAATGTTTCTACCTAGCTTTAGCCTAAACATTCAAATTAGAAAGATCATAAGGAAAATATctgatgaatgtttttttttttaactgatgAAAAGGATCTAGAACGTATTGCAGGACGTGCAAGTACATACTACATTGTGAAATCAAACTCTCCTCCTAAGAAATCAGAGCATAACGGATCACATGGAAGTAGAAAATCAGATGATATGGAGCTTGatcattgatttttttcacCAAGAACAGTGTCATGGTGTATCACTCTCATGTTcggtttcttttattttccttttcggTCACCGGTTTGAAACGATTTTCCTCCCGGTTtgatttttcagattttttttcttattttgaatcCTTTTTTCCCGCTAATCAACTTTACACCGTTcacacaaaattttgtttttgttgtatcTGCATGTGGAATTTTCTCAATTTCATTGACTACAAAattaatgaatatttttaacaatttaatatttgaataaattGGACCGATTGTAACATGTGCAACTAATTTCTGTTAGGGAAATatatgaaactattttaaatact from Raphanus sativus cultivar WK10039 chromosome 8, ASM80110v3, whole genome shotgun sequence includes:
- the LOC108819607 gene encoding uncharacterized protein LOC108819607, with translation MVMASSSSLSALPSPHTPRFSQTLSSHFLAPCSVLSLKHASSLLKSRIRISSRRVRTKTLVVVSAQTSILKVLRTAWNIGKDGIEAGTNLVPVSVPRPVARISVTIAALAVSLFVLKSFVSTAFFVLGTMGFAYFLFIALNKDEAPKQRGEDTISGSNKPMDDDPLEEAKKIMDKYK
- the LOC108821790 gene encoding heat shock 70 kDa protein 16-like, yielding MLSWAKQPNPTRTRKHFQFGSLLLGMLSWAKKPNPTRTRIHFQFGSLLVKGFYANHDAVSPDSPSQIGSFTIRTFQISHAEAACVKVRVQLNLHGIVTIDSASDLERIAGRASTYYIVKSNSPPKKSEHNGSHGSRKSDDMELDH